The following proteins are encoded in a genomic region of Dioscorea cayenensis subsp. rotundata cultivar TDr96_F1 chromosome 8, TDr96_F1_v2_PseudoChromosome.rev07_lg8_w22 25.fasta, whole genome shotgun sequence:
- the LOC120267244 gene encoding disease resistance protein RPP8-like, with the protein MAQSIVSIVVRKLGELLINEVNFLQGVDGELRSLRDEFQWIQAFLKDADVCILEGNERVKIWVNQVRDVSYDAEDVIDTYIFKIHQHRRGSHGCLCFSWLTTYACHPCGITILHDLGNKIGEVKRKTEEISANRFKYGIQSIGATSSGSLTSNNTRLPLSWKQTLVVEEVDVIGFDEDVKALEQLLLAEDEGWRAVISIVGMGGLGKTTLAKKVFSNPWIKQHFVAHAWVYVSQSYRDRQLVESIANQLMVVGKVRMNESTDEELKKMVYEHLKERRYLVVIDDIWTRGAWDNIKEVLPAEMLNGSKVLLTTRNRDVALHADRQSPPFFFFLKRTSRANELKPKRKQSNEKATSKAEECSEIVGLKFLGEEESWELFCKKAIPTKHSKLALRGLALRKELSEEEWRKLLKSVSWQLREGEDQISKILALSYHHLPYYMKPCFLYFVMFPEDYSITAQNVRLMWIAEGFIEARGEETMEEVAEEYLEELVHRSLIQVEDRNVLGVITYCRIHDLLLDLAISEAKGTNFLLVTKASNNINEGNIINLQETRRLALQGHKSWDITWQYPTDSFLSLRTVWYFDTDRTSYNLATDWFQRLNTICCTELQITLKIPQILISMKLLRVVDLPGVPIILHEAIGELIHLRYLNVRVAQLKPLPSSIGELTNLQTLKIQTDSSFFIELPSEVLKLLTNLRHLTCRCSIKGQPSSVENLPNLQTLIIVKASKWLYKGLDKMTNLRKLSIVDVSNYYAKALSDSLGKLNNLFELELTAKSDHEIIPTSILTSSHHKHLRVFLLDGQLERLPEVITQCLVTNLIYLGLVNSKLKEDPLVTLGKLDNLQVLHLKNNAFVGKKMVCLEKGFPQLKDLEFYRLDSLQEWKIEDEAMPRLRKLMIDRCSKLVMLPHGLGRITSL; encoded by the exons CGAGGATGTCATCGACACGTACATATTCAAGATTCATCAACACCGTCGAGGATCCCATGGATGCTTATGCTTCTCTTGGTTGACAACATATGCTTGTCATCCTTGTGGAATAACAATCCTCCATGATCTGGGCAATAAGATTGGCGAGGTCAAGAGGAAAACTGAGGAGATCTCTGCTAACCGATTCAAGTATGGCATCCAAAGCATTGGAGCTACTTCTTCAGGCTCATTGACGTCCAATAACACAAGACTGCCTTTGAGCTGGAAGCAGACTCTGGTTGTGGAGGAAGTTGATGTCATTGGCTTTGATGAGGATGTCAAGGCATTGGAACAACTATTGCTGGCGGAGGATGAAGGTTGGCGTGCTGTGATATCAATCGTGGGCATGGGAGGCTTAGGCAAGACCACTCTTGCCAAGAAGGTTTTCTCTAACCCCTGGATCAAACAGCACTTTGTTGCTCATGCATGGGTCTATGTCTCTCAATCTTATAGAGATCGACAGCTTGTGGAGTCCATAGCTAATCAACTCATGGTAGTTGGTAAAGTGAGGATGAATGAGTCCACTGATGAGGAGCTGAAAAAGATGGTTTATGAGCACTTGAAAGAAAGGAGATACTTGGTGGTGATTGATGATATATGGACCCGAGGAGCTTGGGATAATATCAAAGAGGTGCTGCCTGCAGAGATGCTGAATGGAAGTAAGGTGTTGCTAACTACTCGTAATAGAGATGTTGCATTGCATGCAGATAGGCAGagccctcctttttttttttttttaaaaagaacctCAAGGGCTAATGAATTAAAACCAAAGAGAAAACAGAGCAATGAGAAG GCGACATCCAAAGCCGAGGAATGCAGTGAAATCGTGGGTCTCAAGTTCTTGGGAGAAGAAGAGAGTTGGGAGTTGTTCTGCAAGAAGGCAATTCCAACAAAGCACAGTAAGCTGGCATTAAGAGGTCTGGCATTGAGGAAAGAGCTATCTGAAGAGGAATGGAGAAAGTTGCTCAAGAGTGTGAGTTGGCAACTAAGAGAAGGTGAAGACCAAATCTCAAAAATATTAGCTCTTAGCTACCACCATCTTCCCTACTACATGAAGCCCTGCTTTCTCTACTTTGTTATGTTCCCTGAAGATTATTCCATCACTGCCCAAAATGTGAGGCTAATGTGGATAGCAGAGGGGTTTATAGAAGCCAGAGGTGAAGAAACAATGGAGGAAGTCGCAGAGGAATACTTGGAGGAGTTGGTGCATAGGAGTCTGATTCAAGTGGAGGATAGAAATGTATTGGGAGTTATCACTTATTGTCGAATCCATGATCTTCTTCTTGACTTGGCAATCTCTGAAGCCAAAGGTACGAACTTTCTCCTTGTTACTAAG GCcagtaataatattaatgagGGGAATATTATTAATTTGCAAGAAACTCGTCGACTTGCTCTCCAAGGTCACAAGAGTTGGGATATAACTTGGCAATATCCAACTGACTCTTTTCTAAGCCTACGAACTGTATGGTACTTCGATACAGATCGGACTAGTTACAATCTGGCCACAGATTGGTTTCAACGTCTGAACACGATCTGTTGT ACCGAGCTACAGATTACTTTGAAAATACCCCAGATTCTAATCAGCATGAAGCTACTTAGAGTCGTAGATCTCCCAGGGGTACCAATAATTTTGCATGAAGCTATAGGAGAGCTGATTCATTTAAGATACTTGAATGTACGAGTTGCACAACTCAAGCCACTTCCATCTTCCATTGGTGAACTCACCAATTTGCAAACACTTAAAATTCAGACTGATTCGTCTTTTTTCATTGAGCTACCAAGTGAAGTATTGAAATTACTAACCAATCTGAGGCATCTGACATGTAGATGTTCTATCAAGGGACAACCTTCTTCTGTTGAAAACCTGCCAAATCTCCAGACTCTTATAATCGTTAAAGCAAGTAAATGGCTATATAAGGGATTAGATAAGATGACCAATTTGAGGAAATTGAGTATTGTTGATGTTAGCAACTATTATGCAAAGGCGTTGTCAGACTCTCTTGGTAAACTAAACAATCTCTTCGAATTGGAGTTAACTGCAAAGAGTGACCATGAGATTATACCCACCTCAATACTTACATCTTCCCATCATAAGCATCTCCGAGTTTTTCTTTTGGATGGACAATTGGAGAGACTCCCTGAGGTCATTACTCAATGTCTCGTGACAAATCTCATCTATTTGGGGCTAGTAAACTCAAAACTTAAGGAGGATCCACTTGTAACGTTGGGGAAACTTGATAACCTTCAAGTTCTTCATCTGAAAAATAATGCTTTTGTTGGGAAGAAAATGGTTTGTTTGGAGAAAGGGTTTCCTCAGTTGAAGGACTTAGAATTTTATCGTTTGGATTCATTACAAGAGTGGAAAATAGAGGATGAAGCCATGCCCAGGCTTAGAAAATTGATGATTGATAGATGTTCCAAGTTGGTGATGCTCCCTCATGGCCTTGGAAGGATTACCAGTCTATAA